Proteins from a genomic interval of Nostoc sp. GT001:
- the rppA gene encoding two-component system response regulator RppA — MLILQNCHEPLTFQFDMRVLLVEDESDLGAAIKRTLKQQKYLVDWVMDGNEAWAYLENSSAQYTVAILDWMLPGFTGLELCKKLRLKGNSLPVLMLTARDSMEDKVAGLDAGADDYLVKPFGMAELLARLRALQRRYPHLQPQQLTVGNFTLDYSNSTVVGQNTTGEKQEISLTNKEFQLVEYLMKHPNQIVTTEQIRNQLWEVSAEPASNVVAAQVRLLRRKLACFDCTNPIETLHGMGYRLNVTNESK; from the coding sequence ATGCTGATTTTACAAAATTGCCACGAACCTCTAACTTTTCAATTTGATATGCGGGTACTGCTAGTCGAAGATGAGTCAGATTTGGGCGCTGCTATTAAGCGAACGCTGAAGCAACAAAAATATTTAGTTGACTGGGTAATGGATGGTAATGAAGCATGGGCATATTTAGAAAATAGTTCGGCACAATATACAGTGGCGATTTTAGATTGGATGCTCCCAGGATTTACTGGTTTGGAATTGTGTAAAAAGCTGCGTTTAAAAGGAAATTCTTTACCTGTCTTGATGCTCACAGCTAGAGATAGCATGGAAGATAAAGTTGCTGGCTTAGATGCGGGTGCTGATGATTACTTGGTGAAGCCTTTTGGAATGGCAGAATTACTGGCAAGGTTGCGGGCATTGCAGCGGCGTTATCCCCACTTACAACCTCAACAATTAACCGTTGGTAACTTTACTTTAGATTACAGCAATAGTACAGTTGTCGGTCAAAATACGACGGGGGAAAAACAGGAAATTTCTTTAACTAATAAAGAATTCCAACTGGTGGAATATTTGATGAAGCACCCCAATCAAATTGTTACCACCGAACAGATTCGCAATCAGCTTTGGGAAGTGAGTGCAGAACCTGCTAGCAATGTGGTAGCAGCACAAGTACGTTTGTTGCGTCGCAAACTAGCCTGCTTCGACTGCACCAACCCGATTGAAACTTTGCACGGTATGGGATATCGTCTTAATGTGACTAATGAATCAAAATAA